GGAGTCAGCCGCCGGCCGGGTGAGTTCGTCGAAGTGGTGCTTCAGCCAGCGCCGGGTGACCGCTTCACGCAGCGCCGCCTTCGACGGGAAGTGCCGATACACCGCGGCGTGGCTGACTCCCAGCTCCCGGGCCACGTCCACCACGGTTGCCTTCGCGAGGCCGTGGCGCCGCAGCACGTCCTCCGTGGCGAGCATGATCGTATCGGCGTCCAAGGTAGGCATCGTGGTAACCCTAACGCTGACCGGCGAGCTCAGCGCTCACTGTCGAGCGTGGCCATCTGCGGTGCCGGATAGCGGTCTCCGGCCACGGCACCGGCCGGCACGGCCTCGTCGATGGCGGCCAGGTCGGCGTCGCTCAACGCGAGGTCGGCCGCGGCGACCGCGGCGGCGATCCGCCCTGGACGGCCGGCGCCCACCAGCGCCACGATGTCGTCTCCCCTCGCCAGCACCCACGCGATCGCCAGCTGCGCGACCGTCACCCCTCGCTCGTCGGCGATCGGCCGCAGGCGCTCGACCAGCGCCAGGTTGGCGGCGAGGTTGCCACCCTGGAAGCGCGGCAGATGCCCGCCGCTGCCGCCGTCGTACGCGCCGGTGAGCAGCCCGTGCGAGAGCACGCCGTAGGCGGTGACACCGATGCCGAGTTCCCGGCAGGTGGCCAGGATCGAGCGCTCCACGCCGCGGCTGAACAACGAGTACTCGATCTGCACGTCAGTGATCGGGTGCACGGCATGAGCCCGGCGAATCGTGTCGGCGCCGACCTCG
This genomic window from Catenuloplanes niger contains:
- a CDS encoding aldo/keto reductase, coding for MLIDTGDFYDNGHHESLIRRALRPGDRDRVVISGKFGVLRDPAGRFVGVDARPAYLKSALAYSLQRLGTDYVDLYRPARLDPEVPIEDTVGALAEMVQAGRVRHVGLSEVGADTIRRAHAVHPITDVQIEYSLFSRGVERSILATCRELGIGVTAYGVLSHGLLTGAYDGGSGGHLPRFQGGNLAANLALVERLRPIADERGVTVAQLAIAWVLARGDDIVALVGAGRPGRIAAAVAAADLALSDADLAAIDEAVPAGAVAGDRYPAPQMATLDSER